The DNA sequence AGTCCCCATCGGTACTCAGCTCATCATCCTCTTCTTCCTCGTCGTCATCATCTACGCAGGAGTCCTCATCGCACGACTCCATGTAGTGCAAACCCAATGCATTGATTCCAGAGTCTTCAGAGCTGGAGGGGGAAGAGCAGTGGTCCATTTTAGGGCCTGAGATCTTCTCGTTTGGTTGGCCGTGTTTAATAGTTGGGCCCGCTTGCCTTGTGTGCTTGTTGGTACGCTGGGGTGCCGGTTGAGGTGGCGGCGTTTGGGATTGGTGTGTGGAATTTGTTGTTGGGGGAGGCGGCCTTTGCACGTAACACATCTTACCATTGATACGTTTCACCATGTAATCATCCACAAAGAGCTCAGAGATGACGCAGAACTTGGGTGACTCTGGGCAGGGTGGAGCTTGGAATT is a window from the Puntigrus tetrazona isolate hp1 chromosome 1, ASM1883169v1, whole genome shotgun sequence genome containing:
- the c1h3orf70 gene encoding UPF0524 protein C3orf70 homolog, which codes for MAASGGQKSEKLDEAQALARSCAGRPDFLPCDGLSICATHSHGKCFKLHWCCHLGWCHCKYVYQPMTSVCQLPSTPVPVAPSGHTHTMNLSISLAERFLRTAPKFQAPPCPESPKFCVISELFVDDYMVKRINGKMCYVQRPPPPTTNSTHQSQTPPPQPAPQRTNKHTRQAGPTIKHGQPNEKISGPKMDHCSSPSSSEDSGINALGLHYMESCDEDSCVDDDDEEEEDDELSTDGDSSPGSLWDQDECTLLSPSKSMVEIIEKIETTV